ACAACCGGAGGAGAGGCGCGCACGCGCGGTGTGGTTGGGCGAAACTCAGTAAGCAATCGACAGTTTCGCCGGGAGGCTGTCGATGCGGATTTCGTTTTGGTGCATCAGTTTTCCGTCACCGTGCACGACGCGAATCGGACGCGAGAGCGGGGAGCGCACGATAATGCCGCCGGGCGGAACCTTCACGCCGTCGGCGATGGTGACTTCCACGGTAGGCACCGAGCCATCTGCGGCGCGCTGGCTCTTCACGGTGTAGCTGATCTTGCCGTAGTAGGTCGGCATCGAGACGACCTCGATGCCGGCCGGATCGGTTACCCATGCGTCGGACACGCCAGCCGCGAGGACCAGCGCGTCGTCCTGCTCGCGCTCGTAGACGAACATGCCCCGCACGGAGCGGATGAAGTCCGAGCCGCACCAGGTGTGCGGCATGTCGCCGATCGTGCGCGGGGTCTTCGGGTCGCGGAAGACGACCTCGGCCCAGTGATTCCAGCCCGCGGGACGGCGCAGCGACATGAAGTAATCGAGGCAGGCCTGCGCGCGGTCCTTCTGCCCAAGGTAGACGAAGGAGCCGATGACGCGATTCTCGTAGGGCGTGAGGTCGAGCCAATCCATCTTGCCGTCGCGGCGGGCGACGAAGCGCTCGAAGTATTTCTCGAATGTGCGACTGAGCGCCGGCTCGGGGAGCAGGCCGACTTCGTTGCCCGGTTGCACGAGCACGGTGGTCGAGGTGGCGTCGAAGTCGCCGAGTTCCGCGCAACCCGGGATGTAATCCACCTTCGTGTTCTGCATCGCGAGGCGGATGGAGTTGTAGAAATCCTTGCGGAAGTCGTCGCGCTCCGCGGCGAACTCCTTCGCGGCGGCGGTCTCGCCCAGGATTTCGGCGATGGCCGCGGCGTCCTTCAGGCCGCGCAGCGTGAAGGCATCGTCCCAGTAGGAATGCATCGGCTTGGCGCTGTATCCCTCATGGCTGATCGATTCGGGCATCAGGCCGTAGAGCGCGCGCTGTTCGGGCGTGCCGCTGATGAAGGGCTCGACCTTGCGCGTCGCGCGCAGTTCCTGGATGTAGCGGACAGTGCGCACGACATGTGGCCACTTGGCGCGCAGCCATTCCTTGTCGTGCGTGAAATGGTAGACCTGCATGAACAGGTAGATGAGCTGACCGTGGCTGTCGTTCTCCGGCGTCGGGTCAGCACCGAGGCGGTCGACGACGCACGGCACCTTGCCGCTCGGGAACTGGAAGGGAGCATACCAGTCGGCGAACGCCTTCACGGCGTCGTTGAGTCCGAGCTCGAGCAGGGCCGTCGACGTGAGCGAGCCATCGCGAATCCACGAACGCTGGTAATTGCGCGAGCCGGGTTGGAAGCGGACGCCGTCCTGATTGATGAAGATGTAGGCGAGGTTCGACTTGATGGTGTCGATCACCGGTTGCGCCGAGGCGGGCAGGCGGACTTGGAACAGATCGAGACGCGACTCCCACATGGCGCGCGCGGCTTTCTGCGCGGCATCGACGTAGCGCGCGGCTTCGTCGGCGGTGACGTTGGCCGGGATCGGCTGCGTCGGCTGGTGGAACGGAGACGCGAGGCGCACCTCCTGACTCGCACCGTTGGCGAGATCGAAGTCGTAAGCCAGCGCGCCGGAGGCGAACCCGGCGGCGTCTTCGGCGGCGGTGGCCGCGGGCAAACGGCCTTGCGCGAGGTGTTCGACGATTTCGCCGGACTCGAACGGCGTCGCGCCGAACGCGGTCGGACGATCGAGCGGAATGACGCGGCGATTGCCGACCTGCACGACGCCGTCGACGAGCGCGACGCGTTCCACGCGCGCCCAGCCGGCGGCGCGGAAGATGTTTTGCCACGGCGGATCGACCATGAACGGCCGCACCGCGAGGAAGAGTTTTCCTTTCACGGGCACCCCGGAATTCGTGAGCTGGTAACGCGTGAGCAGCACGCTGTCCGCGCCGGCCGGCCCGGCGGCGAAAGTCGTGATGCGCAGCGTGAGATCGCCGCGTTTCCACTCGACGGTGGGGATCGGGAGGTAGCCGGCTTCGAGCGACTGCGAGAGCTGCACGTCATTCCAGGTCACGAGCTGACCATCGACATAGAGGAACGGCTCGACGGTGAATGAGCCGCGCGCGAGTTCGATCTGGCCGGTTTCGCCGATGAGCGCGTTGTCGCCGTCGGCCGGACTGCCGGCGGTCGTCCAGTAGCACTGTTCGCCAATGTAGAATTTCGGGAAGAAGCCGCGACGCTCGCGGCGCGCGATGGCTTCGAAGAAGGTGTTCTCGTTCTGGCCGAATTGCGGCGGCTGCACTTCGAGGCGCGCGAGATCAACGCCCTTGGCGACTTCCTCCGGCGGCAATTCGAGGCGAAGCAGGTTGCCCTGCTGCTCGGGCAGGTAGACGTAGTCGCGACCGCCGTTGCCGCGCGTGACGGAGGCGACGGTGCGCCACTCGCGTCCGTCCGCGGAGAGTTGCACGGCGTAACTCGCCGCAGCCTTGCCCGGCGCCCAATCGAGAATCAGTCCGCCGAGCTCGCGCTCGTGGGCGAAGTCGATCGTGAGCGCCGCCTCCCCTTCCCCGGGCGCGACGGACCAGTGCTCGACGACGGTGCCGTGGGCATTCGCGGTCGGAGCGCCCGACGTCGCCTGCACGGTGGCCACAGCGGCGTTGGCGGCGGCGTCATCGATCGCAGTGAATCGAAGATTGGAAATGTAGATGCGGCCCACGCCGCCGGTGGCGGTGGCGACGGTGAACTCGATAGCGCGGATGCGCTTCGGCTCGGGGATGCGATGCGGGCCCCAGCCGAACGAG
The Candidatus Didemnitutus sp. genome window above contains:
- a CDS encoding discoidin domain-containing protein — protein: MNTNSVSLRPLVRLAAAALASAALGCAQSRQLDDFATVAGWTAVTSEGAQAKIGHAAGKTGGAVALDFDLSHAYGYATARRAVDIELPANYQFTFDLRGECQVNNFEVKLIDEYDNVWMAKRLSYTFPTQFEMQHVRKRHLSFGWGPHRIPEPKRIRAIEFTVATATGGVGRIYISNLRFTAIDDAAANAAVATVQATSGAPTANAHGTVVEHWSVAPGEGEAALTIDFAHERELGGLILDWAPGKAAASYAVQLSADGREWRTVASVTRGNGGRDYVYLPEQQGNLLRLELPPEEVAKGVDLARLEVQPPQFGQNENTFFEAIARRERRGFFPKFYIGEQCYWTTAGSPADGDNALIGETGQIELARGSFTVEPFLYVDGQLVTWNDVQLSQSLEAGYLPIPTVEWKRGDLTLRITTFAAGPAGADSVLLTRYQLTNSGVPVKGKLFLAVRPFMVDPPWQNIFRAAGWARVERVALVDGVVQVGNRRVIPLDRPTAFGATPFESGEIVEHLAQGRLPAATAAEDAAGFASGALAYDFDLANGASQEVRLASPFHQPTQPIPANVTADEAARYVDAAQKAARAMWESRLDLFQVRLPASAQPVIDTIKSNLAYIFINQDGVRFQPGSRNYQRSWIRDGSLTSTALLELGLNDAVKAFADWYAPFQFPSGKVPCVVDRLGADPTPENDSHGQLIYLFMQVYHFTHDKEWLRAKWPHVVRTVRYIQELRATRKVEPFISGTPEQRALYGLMPESISHEGYSAKPMHSYWDDAFTLRGLKDAAAIAEILGETAAAKEFAAERDDFRKDFYNSIRLAMQNTKVDYIPGCAELGDFDATSTTVLVQPGNEVGLLPEPALSRTFEKYFERFVARRDGKMDWLDLTPYENRVIGSFVYLGQKDRAQACLDYFMSLRRPAGWNHWAEVVFRDPKTPRTIGDMPHTWCGSDFIRSVRGMFVYEREQDDALVLAAGVSDAWVTDPAGIEVVSMPTYYGKISYTVKSQRAADGSVPTVEVTIADGVKVPPGGIIVRSPLSRPIRVVHGDGKLMHQNEIRIDSLPAKLSIAY